In Triticum aestivum cultivar Chinese Spring chromosome 5B, IWGSC CS RefSeq v2.1, whole genome shotgun sequence, the following proteins share a genomic window:
- the LOC123113672 gene encoding putative B3 domain-containing protein Os08g0325100 isoform X3: MGTSFGSSKLQDEQYYKHLDDERKYFLVLMLGDFQDAMIIPQEVVRRLKGEIPGEIKLETRNSYIVVAKNQEKLVLTVGWRQFIENYDLQIGDSLMFRYKGNSQFNVMIFDKLGREKALSVVLDPFLHRVQDRRNEAHEIGSSQKMDVPWERCKSRTEYHYANLDDEKKYFLVHMMGDFQHEMIILEVFVQRFKCEFPREMILETQNCHSYVIGVAKNNGNLVLTVGWGKFVGIFGLEMGDTIILRYIGNSRFNVIIFDELGCEKVSSVFVDPSPPPVQERRTSATDTVKSSHFRPQAIQTQAFSIRKEMPMESRHLQMETDKSCQDKNTVISTSSCESSGDCFSSEEEYGVREDEEEYGVREVPGSNFTVRKKKVRLSSIQKEQLKDGYITVNKTKLTPAQKKVVKHKVQSIDSEIPIFAAQV; encoded by the exons ATAATCCCACAAGAAGTTGTGCGGCGTTTGAAAGGTGAGATCCCAGGAGAGATCAAGCTAGAAACCCGAAATAGTTATATTGTGGTTGCCAAGAACCAAGAAAAGCTTGTCCTTACAGTGGGTTGGCGGCAATTCATCGAAAACTATGATCTACAGATTGGTGATTccttaatgttcagatacaaaggGAACTCCCAGTTTAATGTCATGATCTTTGATAAGCTTGGTCGTGAAAAAGCATTATCAGTTGTTCTGGATCCTTTTTTGCATCGGGTCCAAGACAGGCGCAACGAGGCACATGAAATCGG GTCTTCTCAAAAGATGGATGTGCCTTGGGAAAGATGCAAGAGCCGGACTGAATATCACTACGCAAACTTGGATGATGAGAAGAAATATTTCTTGGTGCATATGATGGGCGATTTTCAACATGAGATG ATCATCCTAGAAGTATTTGTTCAGCGTTTCAAGTGCGAATTCCCAAGAGAGATGATACTTGAAACACAAAATTGCCACAGTTACGTAATTGGAGTTGCGAAGAACAATGGAAATCTTGTCCTTACAGTGGGATGGGGGAAATTTGTTGGGATCTTTGGTCTAGAGATGGGTGACACCATAATATTAAGATACATTGGGAACTCCCGGTTTAATGTCATAATCTTTGATGAACTTGGTTGTGAGAAGGTATCATCAGTTTTTGTGGATCCTTCTCCGCCTCCTGTGCAAGAAAGGCGAACAAGTGCTACTGATACTGTGAAAAGTTCTCATTTTCGTCCTCAGGCCATACAAACGCAGGCATTTAGCATAAGGAAAGAGATGCCAATGGAGTCACGACACCTCCAAATGGAAACGGACAAGTCATGTCAAGACAAGAACACCGTGATAAGTACTTCCTCCTGCGAGTCATCAG GAGATTGTttctcctctgaagaagaatatggagtacgtgaagatgaagaagaatatggagtacgtgaagttcCCGGTTCCAATTTCaccgtgaggaagaagaaggtcaGGCTATCTTCAattcagaaggagcagttgaaggatggttacattaccgtGAACAAGACCAAACTAACTCCAGCTCAGAAGAAAGTTGTGAAGCATAAGGTCCAGTCCATAGACTCAGAGATCCCCATCTTTGCTGCGCAAGTCTAA